A single window of Rhodamnia argentea isolate NSW1041297 chromosome 5, ASM2092103v1, whole genome shotgun sequence DNA harbors:
- the LOC115747423 gene encoding protein MEI2-like 4, whose protein sequence is MPSPMMDLKGLSSAYHLSEDVHFPNERQVGFWKSEAMSDQNGPLGGKFFTSSTLSKLSRMELPVTMSANLLEPFPMREENVNVSLDAKAPARDRHFTQSLALLGTADYAPGLKTSLNGKPAPHLTEGDRIDLMGARSENSLFSSSLSELFSRKMKLTSNSAMYGHSVDTVHYEEEEVLESLEEIEAQTIGNLLPDDDDLLSGVTDGLDFLAQPKAGDDAEDLDLFSSVGGMDLEDDGLSAGQEKFEFTGGVSPSGNNASIAGEHPYGEHPSRTLFVRNINSNVEDAELRALFEQYGGIRTLYTACKHRGFVMISYYDIRAARTAMKALQNKPLRRRKLDIHYSIPKDNPSEKDINQGTLVVFNLDSSVSNDELRHIFGVYGEVKEIRETLHRNNHKFVEFYDVRAAEAALRALNRSNIAGKQIKVEPSRPGGVRRVHQLPQDLEQDEIDLFMLQNSPTNNSTVRISGPPLETITSKSVDNGASLGMHSVGSPFLEAAFHQGISSSVPSSLPSLMRVGSVGNYPGITESGYSKGQLSFDVQPAAGIHPHSLPEYHDGLSNGIPCNSSNIMGANFNQIPPERMDHRQLCRVGSEGHSLGLNEGVFGAALNGSQPPAGHHRTWSNSCSPQPPSLLWPNSPSFIGGISNARPLPRLHGLPGAPSQMLNTVFSMNSHSVGSAPAFNSSIWDLQQPYIGESPEASGFRHVSLGNMRISGGSLHSVDFVPHNIIHQASRNCVDLPIAPRNVGLQSHHQQGIMFPGRGHMMPVATSFDPSNERTRNRRNDGASNQVDNKKQYELDIDRIMRGEDNRTTLMIKNIPNKYTSKMLLAAIDERHRGTYDFIYLPIDFKNKCNVGYAFINMTEPSQIIPFYKAFNGKKWEKFNSEKVATLAYARIQGKAALIAHFQNSSLMNEDKRCRPILFHTEGPNAGDQVPFPMGVNVRTRPGKMRTNILEENSLGSFPTMADGEDSSNGLDATASSAKDLD, encoded by the exons ATGCCATCTCCAATGATGGACCTGAAGGGCTTATCCTCAGCATACCACCTTTCTGAAGATGTCCATTTCCCCAATGAG AGGCAGGTTGGGTTTTGGAAGTCAGAGGCTATGTCTGATCAAAATG GACCATTAGGTGGAAAGTTTTTCACTTCTTCAACCCTGTCCAAACTCTCACGAATGGAATTGCCAGTGACAATGTCCGCTAATCTTCTCGAGCCTTTCCCAATGAGAGAAGAGAATGTTAATGTTAGCTTAGATGCAAAGGCTCCTGCAAGAGACAGACACTTTACTCAGTCTTTGGCTTTGTTGGGAACTGCAGACTACGCTCCAGGATTGAAAACTAGTTTGAATGGAAAGCCAGCTCCACACCTTACGGAAGGTGACAGAATTGATTTGATGGGTGCTCGGTCTGAGAACAGTCTATTCTCAAGCTCATTGTCGGAGTTATTTAGCCGGAAAA TGAAACTAACATCAAATAGTGCAATGTATGGCCATTCAGTTGACACTGTCCACtatgaagaagaggaagtaCTTGAATCCTTGGAAGAAATCGAAGCACAGACAATAGGAAACCTGCTCCCTGATGACGACGACCTGCTTTCTGGAGTGACAGATGGACTTGACTTTCTTGCACAGCCTAAGGCTGGGGATGATGCGGAGGACTTGGACTTATTTAGTAGTGTTGGGGGAATGGACCTGGAAGATGATGGTTTATCTGCAGGTCAGGAGAAGTTTGAATTTACTGGCGGAGTCTCTCCATCAGGAAATAATGCTTCAATTGCAGGGGAGCACCCTTATGGGGAACACCCCTCTAGGACACTGTTTGTCAGGAATATAAACAGCAATGTTGAAGATGCCGAGCTACGGGCTCTTTTTGAG CAATATGGAGGTATTCGCACTCTTTATACAGCATGCAAACATCGGGGCTTTGTGATGATATCTTACTATGACATTCGAGCAGCCCGAACTGCCATGAAAGCACTCCAGAACAAACCTCTAAGGCGTAGAAAACTAGACATTCATTACTCGATTCCGAAG GACAACCCATCAGAAAAAGATATTAACCAGGGGACTCTTGTGGTATTTAACCTTGACTCTTCTGTTTCAAATGATGAACTGCGCCATATATTTGGTGTTTATGGAGAAGTCAAAGAG ATTCGTGAGACTCTGCACCGAAATAATCATAAGTTTGTTGAATTTTATGATGTTAGAGCTGCAGAGGCTGCTCTTCGTGCATTGAACAGGAGCAATATTGCTGGAAAACAGATTAAAGTTGAGCCAAGTCGTCCTGGTGGTGTAAGACG TGTGCATCAACTGCCACAGGACTTGGAGCAAGATGAGATCGATCTTTTTATGCTGCAGAACAGCCCCACAAATAACTCCACTGTCAGAATATCTG GACCACCATTGGAGACAATCACATCTAAAAGCGTGGATAATGGAGCTAGTTTGGGCATGCACTCTGTAGGATCCCCATTTCTAGAAGCTGCATTTCATCAGGGGATATCTTCTAGTGTTCCTAGCAGCTTGCCTTCTTTGATGAGGGTTGGTTCAGTCGGAAATTATCCTGGTATTACTGAATCTGGTTATTCCAAAGGACAACTGTCATTTGATGTTCAACCAGCAGCTGGCATTCATCCTCATTCTCTTCCGGAATATCATGATGGCCTTTCAAATGGCATTCCCTGTAATTCTTCTAATATCATGGGGGCCAACTTCAACCAGATACCACCTGAAAGAATGGATCACAGGCAATTATGCAGGGTAGGCTCAGAAGGACACTCGCTGGGACTTAATGAAGGCG TCTTTGGAGCTGCTCTTAATGGGAGCCAACCTCCTGCTGGACATCATCGCACATGGAGTAATTCGTGTTCTCCTCAACCTCCAAGCCTCTTGTGGCCAAACTCTCCATCTTTTATTGGTGGAATCAGTAATGCTCGTCCTCTGCCAAGACTACATGGACTTCCTGGAGCACCATCTCAAATGCTCAACACAGTCTTTTCCATGAATAGTCATAGCGTTGGATCTGCTCCAGCCTTTAATTCTTCTATTTGGGACCTGCAACAACCATATATAGGAGAATCACCCGAGGCTTCTGGTTTTCGTCATGTTTCTCTCGGAAATATGCGAATTTCTGGTGGCTCGCTGCATTCAGTGGATTTTGTTCCTCATAACATCATTCATCAAGCTAGCAGGAACTGTGTGGACTTGCCAATTGCACCTAGGAATGTGGGACTCCAATCACATCATCAGCAGGGAATTATGTTTCCTGGGAGAGGCCACATGATGCCTGTTGCAACTTCATTTGATCCGTCCAATGAGCGCACTAGAAATCGAAGAAATGATGGTGCTTCTAATCAGGTGGACAACAAGAAGCAGTACGAATTAGACATTGACCGGATAATGCGAGGAGAAGATAACAGGACAACTTTGATGATTAAGAACATTCCTAACAA GTATACTTCAAAAATGCTTTTGGCTGCAATTGATGAACGGCATCGAGGAACTTACGACTTCATTTATCTGCCAATAGATTTTAAG AACAAATGCAATGTTGGGTATGCTTTCATCAACATGACTGAGCCTAGCCAAATTATTCCATTCTATAAG GCATTCAATgggaagaaatgggaaaaattcaaCAGTGAAAAAGTAGCAACTCTTGCATACGCTCGTATACAAGGAAAAGCAGCACTCATTGCACATTTCCAAAATTCGAGCTTGATGAATGAGGATAAAAGATGTCGTCCTATTCTGTTCCATACTGAGGGACCGAATGCTGGTGATCAG GTTCCTTTTCCGATGGGGGTTAATGTCCGAACAAGACCTGGGAAAATGCGCACCAACATCCTTGAAGAGAA